A DNA window from Streptococcus mutans contains the following coding sequences:
- a CDS encoding SPJ_0845 family protein: MAITFKKNDELEKMMENFAKLPEGLEKVEFPNDKEKKADKKVKK; the protein is encoded by the coding sequence ATGGCGATTACATTCAAGAAAAATGATGAATTAGAAAAAATGATGGAAAATTTTGCTAAACTCCCTGAAGGCTTAGAAAAAGTTGAATTCCCAAATGATAAAGAAAAGAAAGCTGACAAGAAAGTCAAGAAATAG
- the ftsY gene encoding signal recognition particle-docking protein FtsY — translation MGLFNRLFGKKRQEEKPTTDSIEETAEQEVAQEKPALSAETAETAESQQSVYEKDVTESQAEQVSDARIIEDGQNSKEPAASGHSVQEHKQQSVQHQQEVFHSESSVAAVQNNTETMPSQQKEDEKPNQSPDFMAEYYARKAELAQKVESQKPAETAEQESQTTLSDQRETDTAVNQSEEEASSQIAESVESEEEKYNRSLKKTRTGFGARLNAFLANFRNVDEEFFEDLEEMLILSDVGVQVASTLTEDLRYEAKLEKAKKPEALRRVIIEKLVDIYDKDGQFNEKINFQNDLTVMLFVGVNGVGKTTSIGKLAYKYKHQGKKVMLVAADTFRAGAVAQLAEWGRRVDVPVVTGPKDADPASVVYDGVERAVAADVDILMIDTAGRLQNKDNLMAELEKIGRVVKRVIPDAPHETLLTLDASTGQNALVQAKEFSKITPLTGLILTKIDGTAKGGVVLAIRQELAIPVKFIGFGEKIDDIGEFHSEDFMRGLLEGLL, via the coding sequence ATGGGTTTATTTAATCGCTTATTTGGTAAGAAAAGACAAGAAGAAAAGCCAACAACGGATTCTATTGAAGAAACCGCTGAACAAGAAGTCGCACAAGAAAAGCCAGCACTGTCGGCAGAAACTGCTGAAACAGCAGAGAGTCAGCAGTCTGTTTATGAAAAAGATGTGACAGAAAGTCAAGCTGAACAAGTATCAGATGCACGAATAATTGAAGACGGACAGAATTCGAAAGAACCAGCAGCTAGTGGGCATTCCGTCCAAGAACATAAGCAACAGTCTGTCCAACACCAACAAGAAGTGTTTCATTCTGAAAGTTCTGTAGCCGCTGTACAAAATAATACTGAGACTATGCCTTCGCAGCAAAAAGAAGACGAAAAGCCAAATCAATCGCCGGATTTCATGGCAGAATACTATGCACGTAAGGCTGAATTAGCTCAAAAAGTGGAAAGCCAAAAACCAGCAGAGACTGCTGAGCAAGAAAGCCAAACGACACTCTCGGACCAAAGGGAGACTGATACAGCTGTCAATCAGTCTGAAGAAGAAGCTTCCAGTCAAATAGCAGAATCTGTTGAAAGCGAGGAAGAAAAGTACAATCGCAGTCTGAAAAAAACCCGTACTGGCTTTGGTGCGAGACTTAATGCTTTCTTGGCTAATTTTCGTAATGTTGATGAAGAATTCTTTGAAGACTTGGAAGAGATGCTCATTCTTTCTGATGTCGGTGTTCAGGTTGCGTCAACCTTGACAGAAGATTTACGCTATGAAGCTAAATTAGAAAAGGCCAAGAAACCTGAAGCTCTTCGCCGTGTCATTATTGAAAAACTAGTTGATATTTATGACAAAGACGGTCAGTTTAATGAAAAAATTAATTTTCAGAACGATCTTACTGTTATGCTCTTTGTAGGAGTTAATGGTGTTGGTAAAACGACTTCCATTGGGAAATTGGCCTATAAATATAAACATCAAGGCAAGAAAGTTATGCTGGTTGCAGCTGATACTTTTCGTGCGGGAGCCGTTGCTCAGTTAGCTGAATGGGGCCGCCGTGTTGATGTTCCAGTTGTTACAGGTCCAAAAGATGCTGATCCAGCTAGTGTTGTCTATGATGGTGTTGAAAGGGCAGTTGCAGCAGATGTTGATATTCTTATGATTGATACAGCAGGTCGCCTGCAAAATAAGGATAATCTCATGGCGGAATTGGAAAAGATTGGCCGTGTTGTGAAACGTGTTATTCCAGATGCTCCTCATGAAACGTTGCTTACTCTTGATGCTTCAACGGGACAAAATGCCCTTGTTCAGGCTAAGGAATTTTCAAAAATCACACCTTTGACCGGTCTGATTTTAACAAAAATTGATGGAACTGCCAAAGGCGGTGTGGTGCTTGCTATTCGGCAAGAACTTGCGATTCCTGTTAAATTTATTGGTTTTGGTGAAAAAATTGATGATATTGGTGAATTTCATTCTGAAGACTTCATGAGAGGACTTTTAGAAGGATTGCTATGA
- a CDS encoding AbrB/MazE/SpoVT family DNA-binding domain-containing protein, which produces MDESGAKNVGEKGQIVIPARARKIFNIQKGDNLMVLGDVNQGLTLMHSDFFVQAFEEMGLMK; this is translated from the coding sequence ATTGATGAAAGCGGGGCAAAAAATGTTGGTGAAAAAGGCCAAATCGTTATCCCTGCACGAGCTAGGAAAATTTTTAACATCCAAAAAGGAGATAATCTGATGGTCTTAGGTGATGTTAATCAAGGCTTGACCTTAATGCATAGCGATTTCTTTGTTCAAGCTTTTGAAGAAATGGGATTAATGAAATGA
- a CDS encoding ABC transporter ATP-binding protein, with amino-acid sequence MRYILEVNGLTKIYPAFELKTTSFHIEAGEVMGFIGRNGAGKTTALKSILNLVHPEAGSVRILGMNYLDNEDKIKQQIGYAVGGVSYYKRKKIKEIVAITRVFYNSWDDEEYQHYLTAFNLDENKKIMELSEGMKVKFYLTLALSHHAKLLILDEPTSGLDPVSRDEMNEIFRKLAKKGVAILFSTHITSDLDKCADTITYIKNGELLLSTKKEDFIHYYAKEIGGTPTLEDIMVHIEREEVNL; translated from the coding sequence ATGAGATATATTCTAGAAGTAAATGGTCTTACGAAAATTTATCCAGCTTTTGAACTAAAAACTACTAGCTTTCATATTGAGGCTGGCGAAGTTATGGGATTCATAGGTAGAAACGGTGCAGGTAAAACAACAGCGCTAAAATCTATTCTAAATCTTGTACATCCTGAAGCGGGCAGTGTTCGTATTCTTGGAATGAACTATCTGGATAATGAGGATAAAATTAAACAGCAGATTGGTTATGCAGTAGGTGGAGTCAGCTATTATAAAAGGAAAAAGATAAAAGAAATTGTGGCAATTACTCGTGTTTTCTATAATAGTTGGGATGACGAGGAGTATCAACATTATCTCACTGCATTTAATCTTGACGAAAATAAAAAGATTATGGAGCTTTCTGAGGGTATGAAGGTGAAGTTTTATCTTACCTTGGCTCTTTCACATCATGCAAAACTTTTAATTTTAGATGAGCCAACAAGTGGACTTGACCCAGTATCTAGAGATGAGATGAATGAAATTTTCCGAAAACTGGCTAAAAAAGGTGTAGCTATTTTATTTTCCACCCATATCACCAGTGATTTAGATAAATGTGCGGATACGATTACCTACATCAAAAATGGAGAATTACTTTTATCGACAAAGAAAGAAGATTTTATCCATTATTACGCAAAAGAAATAGGTGGTACACCGACACTTGAAGATATTATGGTGCATATCGAAAGAGAAGAGGTGAATCTGTGA
- a CDS encoding permease, giving the protein MAIFNHLPSSVLQCLAIFLSIIIEALPFILLGAILSGFIEVYLTPDIVQKYLPKNKIGRILFGTFVGFIFPSCECGIVPIVNRFLEKKVPSYTAIPFLATAPIINPIVLFATFSAFGNSWRFVFLRLFGAVIVAISLGILLGFIVDEHIIKESAKPCHFHDYSHKKTYQKIFYALAHAVDELFDTGRYLIFGSFVAASMQIYVPTRILTSIGHNPLTAILIMMLLAFILSLCSEADAFIGTSLLATFGVAPVVAFLLIGPMVDIKNLMMMKNAFKTKFILQFVGTSSLIIIIYCLIVGVMQ; this is encoded by the coding sequence ATGGCGATTTTTAATCATTTACCAAGCAGTGTTCTGCAATGCTTGGCAATCTTCCTTTCTATTATCATCGAAGCTCTGCCATTTATTCTGCTAGGTGCTATTTTGTCGGGTTTTATTGAAGTTTATCTGACACCTGATATTGTTCAAAAATATCTTCCTAAAAATAAAATAGGCCGTATTCTTTTTGGAACTTTTGTTGGTTTCATCTTTCCTTCTTGTGAATGTGGGATTGTCCCTATTGTTAATCGTTTTTTGGAAAAAAAGGTACCTAGCTACACTGCCATTCCTTTTTTAGCAACAGCTCCTATTATCAATCCTATCGTTCTTTTTGCGACGTTTTCAGCCTTCGGTAATTCTTGGCGTTTTGTTTTTTTGAGGCTGTTTGGAGCTGTTATTGTAGCTATTTCTCTAGGAATTTTACTTGGCTTTATAGTGGATGAACATATCATCAAGGAAAGCGCCAAACCTTGTCATTTCCACGATTATTCTCATAAAAAAACGTATCAAAAGATTTTTTATGCATTAGCTCATGCAGTAGACGAACTTTTTGACACAGGACGTTACCTTATCTTTGGGAGTTTTGTGGCTGCTAGCATGCAAATTTATGTACCAACGCGTATTTTGACCTCTATTGGTCACAATCCACTGACGGCTATCTTAATCATGATGCTCCTAGCCTTTATCCTTTCGCTGTGCAGTGAAGCCGATGCTTTCATTGGAACTTCTTTGTTGGCGACCTTTGGTGTGGCTCCCGTTGTTGCATTTCTTCTTATTGGACCCATGGTTGATATCAAAAATCTAATGATGATGAAAAATGCTTTTAAAACGAAGTTTATTCTGCAATTTGTTGGCACATCAAGTCTTATCATTATCATTTATTGCTTGATTGTGGGGGTGATGCAATGA
- a CDS encoding AbrB/MazE/SpoVT family DNA-binding domain-containing protein gives MKTPKGKYAWTATVGEKGQIVIPKQAREVFNIKPGDTILLLGDEKRGIAIPPKGAFTHLMEVAFEEKEDE, from the coding sequence GTGAAAACACCAAAAGGTAAATATGCTTGGACAGCTACAGTTGGGGAAAAAGGTCAGATAGTAATACCGAAACAGGCACGGGAAGTATTTAATATCAAGCCTGGTGATACAATTTTGCTTCTTGGCGATGAAAAACGAGGTATTGCTATACCGCCAAAGGGAGCATTCACACACTTGATGGAAGTAGCTTTTGAAGAGAAAGAAGACGAATGA
- a CDS encoding DHA2 family efflux MFS transporter permease subunit, with protein sequence MISTQQTDKVSRKIQLSIIATALVGFSGILSETSMNVTFTKLMTIFHLPLSSLQWITTVYLLAVAISMTLSATLQQNVKERLQFTIAVLLFLLGTVTCIISAHFGLMIIGRALQGAGTGIAMPLMFNLIIERIPINKIGTYMGIGGLIMSLAPAFGPTYGGFMIAHFSWQWIFLLTLPVPVIALIISYFSLENSPKTSKRPFDFISFLLLAIALSFFLILISGLESGSLNWLALIIFGFALIFFVFRSLKLQTPFLDIRILKQAPVLLGLIPFFIYQFSNLASNFVIPNFLVQAEHISTTIAGFVLLPGTLLGGILAPFFGKLYDLKGPKLSLYWGNTLFAVSLGIFALWINSLTIMLMILVYIIFTFGRNMAFNNTMAVAISQLPKNKTADATAIFQMMQQFAGALGTALSSVALQLAPNMTSSVKFIFSTLFILVILIFFCFKMLFASLKKY encoded by the coding sequence ATGATTAGTACACAACAGACAGATAAAGTCTCTCGTAAAATTCAGCTTTCTATCATAGCAACTGCTTTGGTTGGTTTTTCTGGTATTCTATCAGAAACAAGCATGAATGTGACTTTCACCAAATTAATGACTATTTTCCATTTGCCTTTAAGTAGTCTGCAATGGATTACAACCGTTTATCTCTTGGCGGTCGCCATTTCTATGACACTGAGCGCCACATTACAACAAAATGTTAAAGAGCGTCTACAATTCACAATAGCAGTCTTGCTCTTTCTTCTAGGTACAGTAACATGTATCATCTCTGCTCATTTTGGCTTGATGATTATTGGCAGAGCTCTGCAAGGGGCTGGTACGGGAATTGCTATGCCTTTGATGTTTAACCTTATTATTGAGCGCATTCCTATCAACAAAATTGGAACCTATATGGGAATTGGCGGACTTATCATGAGTTTAGCTCCTGCTTTTGGACCTACTTATGGCGGTTTCATGATTGCCCATTTTTCTTGGCAATGGATTTTTTTACTAACACTGCCAGTTCCTGTAATTGCTTTAATTATCAGTTATTTTTCTTTGGAAAATTCACCTAAAACTAGTAAACGTCCCTTTGATTTCATCAGTTTTCTTTTATTAGCGATAGCTTTGTCCTTCTTTTTAATCCTTATTTCCGGACTTGAATCAGGTTCCCTTAATTGGTTGGCTTTAATCATTTTTGGCTTTGCTCTTATTTTCTTTGTGTTTAGAAGTCTCAAATTGCAGACGCCTTTTTTAGATATTCGAATCTTAAAACAAGCTCCTGTTCTTTTAGGCTTAATCCCTTTTTTCATCTATCAATTTTCAAATTTAGCTTCTAACTTTGTTATTCCTAATTTTCTTGTTCAAGCAGAGCACATCTCAACTACAATCGCCGGTTTTGTGTTACTGCCAGGAACACTTTTAGGTGGGATCTTAGCACCATTTTTTGGAAAACTTTATGACTTAAAGGGCCCTAAATTATCTCTTTATTGGGGAAATACTCTTTTTGCTGTTAGCCTTGGTATCTTCGCTTTATGGATAAACTCTTTAACCATTATGTTAATGATCCTTGTCTACATCATTTTCACTTTCGGACGTAATATGGCTTTTAACAACACTATGGCAGTTGCTATTTCACAATTACCCAAAAATAAAACAGCGGATGCTACTGCTATTTTCCAAATGATGCAGCAATTTGCCGGTGCCTTAGGAACAGCTCTATCATCAGTTGCCCTCCAATTAGCCCCAAATATGACCAGTAGTGTGAAATTTATCTTTTCAACTTTATTTATCTTGGTTATCCTTATTTTCTTTTGTTTCAAAATGCTCTTTGCTTCCTTGAAAAAGTATTAA
- a CDS encoding DUF3114 domain-containing protein — protein MWRILGNSSFSRTGLRKRYQEAKQLLLWESVGWTREDVKQLAKKDLQPSDFRIGSQAFNFLWQAAYGNKEPQKLLSIVLDMSAMPEELSGDLQENQELVHRFSDDLAPDNTFWHEFSLLVQEIFPKDTLSAKTNFAKRIHQFRYVISSQQAQWIRDHLRNEKMTDAQALARFLRKKKRKVWYHSTYDYTLYDSARLHNKVAFKDGQTIYPDDSYRLNFKVLLNFHTEFILDNEGHFLNEIDAEHITQNGIINGASFNYANSGNQRHWELDVNPTKSHDPLFRDAVIATKDLRFTAPKYILKKIEAASEEDWQKSYFNKKGLYASGCKSNFKAVKHLIRQFKKELFKLKWTKN, from the coding sequence ATGTGGCGCATTTTAGGAAACTCTTCATTTTCCCGAACGGGTCTGCGCAAACGTTATCAAGAAGCAAAGCAACTGCTTTTATGGGAAAGTGTAGGATGGACTAGGGAAGATGTAAAGCAACTAGCTAAAAAGGATTTGCAGCCTTCGGACTTTCGCATTGGCTCACAGGCTTTTAATTTCTTATGGCAAGCTGCTTATGGTAATAAAGAGCCGCAAAAACTGCTGTCTATTGTTCTAGATATGTCTGCTATGCCGGAAGAATTATCTGGTGATTTACAAGAAAATCAAGAGTTAGTTCATCGTTTTTCTGACGATTTAGCACCAGACAATACTTTTTGGCATGAGTTTTCACTTCTGGTTCAAGAGATTTTTCCAAAAGACACACTCAGTGCTAAGACTAATTTTGCCAAACGTATCCATCAATTTCGCTATGTCATTTCCAGTCAGCAGGCGCAGTGGATCCGTGACCATTTGAGAAATGAAAAAATGACTGATGCTCAGGCTTTGGCGCGATTTTTAAGAAAGAAAAAGAGAAAAGTCTGGTATCATTCAACCTATGATTACACACTTTATGATTCTGCCCGTCTGCATAATAAGGTTGCTTTTAAGGATGGGCAGACGATTTATCCAGATGATTCTTATCGCCTTAATTTTAAGGTGTTATTAAATTTTCATACGGAATTTATTCTTGATAATGAAGGACATTTCTTGAATGAAATTGATGCTGAACATATCACGCAAAATGGGATTATTAATGGTGCCAGTTTTAATTATGCTAACAGTGGCAATCAACGTCATTGGGAATTAGATGTTAATCCGACCAAATCACATGATCCTCTCTTTAGAGACGCGGTTATTGCCACTAAGGATTTGCGTTTTACGGCACCTAAATATATCCTGAAAAAAATCGAAGCAGCATCAGAAGAGGATTGGCAAAAAAGTTATTTTAATAAAAAAGGACTCTATGCTAGTGGATGCAAGAGCAATTTTAAAGCAGTTAAGCATTTGATCCGACAATTCAAAAAAGAACTTTTTAAACTGAAGTGGACAAAAAATTGA
- a CDS encoding ABC-2 transporter permease, whose translation MKKLFYKELKLTANPLSYWFIAFSAMTMIPSYPILIGSVFICLGIFYTYQQLREYDDITYTVMLPVKKQDVVTAKYLFVLFIELMAFISCTLLTIIRMKFLGNAAPYDINPLMNANAAYLGYVIIVFAAFNGIFLVGFFKTAYKIGKPLIIFFVVSFIIVILGEILHHIPALESLNELSNVSIPQVAIFVIGVVLFMLCTWLSYQKSIKNFEEIDL comes from the coding sequence ATGAAAAAACTTTTTTATAAGGAATTGAAACTAACAGCAAACCCGTTGAGTTATTGGTTTATTGCTTTTTCAGCCATGACAATGATTCCAAGCTATCCTATACTTATTGGTTCCGTTTTTATCTGTCTTGGAATTTTTTATACTTACCAGCAGTTGAGAGAATATGATGATATAACATACACGGTTATGTTGCCGGTTAAGAAACAAGACGTAGTTACAGCCAAATATCTATTTGTTTTGTTTATTGAATTGATGGCTTTTATCTCATGTACATTGCTAACGATTATTAGAATGAAATTTTTAGGGAATGCCGCTCCTTACGATATAAATCCCTTGATGAATGCAAATGCGGCTTATCTTGGATATGTAATAATTGTATTTGCAGCATTTAACGGCATTTTTCTTGTAGGCTTTTTTAAAACAGCTTACAAGATTGGAAAACCTCTTATCATATTCTTCGTAGTCAGTTTTATTATAGTAATCTTGGGGGAAATATTACATCATATTCCTGCTTTAGAGAGCCTGAATGAGCTTTCAAACGTAAGCATACCACAGGTTGCTATATTCGTAATTGGTGTCGTCTTGTTTATGTTATGTACATGGTTATCATATCAAAAATCTATAAAAAATTTTGAAGAAATTGATTTGTAA
- a CDS encoding TIGR03943 family putative permease subunit, whose protein sequence is MIRFLILAGYFELGMYLQLSGKLDRYINSHYSYLAYISMALSFILALVQLTIWMKRLKMHSHLSGKAAKFFSPIILAIPVFIGLLVPTVPLDSTTVSAKGYHFPLAAGSTTSGTSSDGTRVQYLKPDTSLYFTKSAYQKEMRATLKKYKGSGKLQITTQNYMEVMEIIYLFPDEFKNRQIEYVGFIYNDPKDKNSQFLFRFGIIHCIADSGVYGLLTTGGQTHYQNNTWVTVSGKLAIEYNQNLKQTLPVLHISQSSQTMQPKNPYVYRVF, encoded by the coding sequence ATGATTCGTTTTCTCATTTTAGCGGGTTACTTTGAATTGGGCATGTACTTACAATTATCTGGGAAATTAGATCGCTATATTAACAGTCACTATTCTTACTTAGCTTATATTTCCATGGCTTTATCCTTTATTCTGGCCCTTGTGCAGTTAACCATTTGGATGAAAAGGTTAAAAATGCACTCTCACTTATCTGGAAAAGCCGCTAAATTTTTTAGTCCTATTATTCTAGCTATCCCCGTTTTTATTGGACTTTTAGTCCCAACAGTGCCGCTTGATTCAACAACCGTCTCTGCCAAAGGCTATCATTTCCCATTGGCTGCAGGATCAACTACTTCAGGAACTAGCTCAGATGGAACTCGCGTTCAATACTTAAAACCTGATACTAGTCTTTATTTCACAAAATCAGCTTATCAAAAAGAGATGCGAGCAACTTTAAAAAAATATAAAGGATCTGGAAAACTGCAAATTACAACGCAAAATTACATGGAAGTGATGGAGATTATCTACCTCTTTCCTGATGAATTCAAAAACCGTCAAATTGAATATGTCGGCTTTATTTACAATGATCCCAAAGATAAGAACAGTCAATTTCTCTTTCGCTTTGGCATCATTCACTGTATTGCTGATTCGGGTGTCTATGGTTTGTTAACGACAGGTGGACAAACGCATTATCAAAACAACACTTGGGTTACGGTTAGTGGAAAACTTGCTATTGAATACAATCAAAACCTGAAACAAACTCTGCCTGTTCTTCATATTTCTCAGAGTTCACAGACAATGCAACCCAAAAATCCATATGTTTATCGTGTGTTTTAA
- a CDS encoding alpha/beta hydrolase family protein produces the protein MKENNIILKRQDYKIKFNNKDMDFCFNWMLGIGQIIGMSAGELFYIASGIRDGNPTDWCKRFNEHADYLEDEVERVKKVGYRDLISHLYFSACFSIRAALQFTDPKDSEFMENFRRMEKLFMLAVDNSKIPLKSIEVPFEGELLPGYAIISEDKAQDTLIVVGGGDTSREDLFYMLGYSGWEHDYNVLMVDLPGQGKNPNQGLHFEVDARAAISAILDWYQAPTEKIAIAGFSGGGYFTAQAVEKDKRIKAWIASTPIYDVAEVFRISFSTALKAPKTILKWGSKLVTSVNKVAEVNLNKYAWQFGQVDFITSVNEVLEQAQIVDYNKIDVPSLFLVGAGEDSELMRQSQVLYDNFKQRGIDVTLRKFSSESGADAHCQVNNFRLMHYQVFEWLNHIFKKKD, from the coding sequence ATGAAAGAAAACAATATTATTTTGAAACGGCAAGATTATAAAATTAAGTTTAATAATAAAGATATGGATTTCTGTTTTAATTGGATGCTTGGAATTGGTCAAATTATCGGGATGAGTGCTGGTGAATTATTTTATATTGCCAGCGGTATTCGGGATGGTAATCCTACCGATTGGTGCAAACGCTTCAATGAGCATGCTGATTATCTGGAAGATGAGGTGGAGCGAGTAAAAAAGGTTGGTTACCGAGACTTAATTTCTCATTTGTATTTTTCAGCCTGTTTTTCCATTCGTGCGGCTCTTCAGTTTACAGATCCCAAAGATTCCGAATTTATGGAAAATTTCCGAAGAATGGAAAAACTGTTTATGCTAGCTGTAGACAACAGCAAGATTCCGCTTAAGAGCATTGAGGTGCCTTTTGAAGGGGAACTTTTACCGGGTTATGCTATTATTTCCGAAGATAAAGCGCAAGATACTTTGATTGTAGTCGGAGGCGGAGATACCAGTCGTGAAGATCTCTTTTATATGTTGGGTTATTCTGGCTGGGAACATGACTACAATGTCTTAATGGTTGATCTACCCGGTCAAGGAAAAAATCCAAATCAAGGCCTTCATTTTGAAGTAGACGCTAGGGCGGCCATCTCAGCTATCTTGGATTGGTATCAAGCGCCGACAGAAAAAATCGCTATTGCAGGTTTTAGCGGCGGTGGTTATTTTACAGCTCAGGCAGTAGAAAAAGATAAACGCATTAAAGCCTGGATTGCTTCCACTCCAATTTATGATGTCGCCGAGGTCTTTCGGATTTCATTTTCAACTGCACTAAAAGCTCCCAAAACGATTCTTAAGTGGGGCAGCAAGCTGGTAACAAGTGTCAATAAGGTTGCCGAAGTCAACTTAAACAAATACGCTTGGCAATTTGGACAAGTCGATTTTATAACTTCTGTAAATGAAGTTTTAGAACAAGCTCAAATAGTAGACTATAACAAAATAGACGTTCCTAGCCTTTTCTTAGTAGGAGCTGGGGAAGATTCTGAATTGATGAGACAGAGTCAAGTTCTTTACGACAATTTTAAACAGAGAGGTATTGATGTAACCTTAAGAAAATTTTCAAGCGAAAGTGGTGCGGATGCGCATTGTCAAGTAAATAATTTCCGTCTCATGCATTACCAAGTCTTTGAATGGTTGAACCACATTTTTAAGAAAAAAGACTAA
- a CDS encoding Cof-type HAD-IIB family hydrolase, producing MTEIKLLALDLDGTLFNTKKEVSLENKEALKAVREKGIKVVITTGRPLKAIEHLLEELDLLSKDNYLITFNGGLVQKTTGEILEKSALSRKQVETIQTEMEHLALPVDVLSDGIVYSISNQNNHSLYPIANPMLTFREIDGLPQLPLDIIYNKVVIVCDADFLDQQIEKIPAYFYEKFEVFKSRDIILEIMPKGVHKAVGLNLLTKHLAIDQSEVMAMGDEENDLSMLEWAGLGVAMANGAPIAKETADAVTKKTNDESGVAEAIKKYILNED from the coding sequence ATGACTGAGATTAAATTACTAGCTTTGGATCTAGACGGCACCCTCTTTAATACAAAAAAAGAGGTTAGTTTAGAAAATAAAGAAGCTCTTAAGGCAGTTCGCGAAAAAGGTATTAAAGTAGTTATTACAACAGGCCGCCCTCTTAAAGCTATCGAACATTTACTTGAGGAGCTTGATTTGCTATCAAAAGATAATTACCTGATTACTTTTAATGGCGGACTTGTTCAAAAGACGACAGGTGAAATTTTAGAAAAGAGTGCTCTAAGCAGAAAACAGGTTGAAACGATTCAGACAGAAATGGAACATCTAGCCTTGCCAGTGGATGTTCTCAGTGATGGTATCGTCTATAGTATTAGTAATCAAAATAACCATTCGCTTTATCCTATTGCCAATCCTATGCTGACATTTCGTGAAATTGATGGATTGCCGCAACTGCCTTTGGATATTATTTATAATAAGGTCGTTATTGTTTGTGATGCTGATTTTTTAGATCAGCAGATTGAAAAAATCCCTGCTTATTTTTATGAGAAATTTGAAGTCTTCAAATCACGTGATATTATTTTAGAAATCATGCCTAAAGGGGTTCATAAGGCTGTGGGGCTTAATCTTCTCACCAAACATTTAGCTATTGATCAAAGCGAAGTTATGGCTATGGGAGATGAAGAAAATGACTTAAGTATGTTAGAGTGGGCCGGTTTGGGTGTTGCAATGGCAAATGGTGCACCTATTGCCAAGGAAACAGCTGATGCGGTAACAAAAAAGACTAATGATGAGTCTGGTGTTGCCGAAGCTATTAAAAAATATATATTAAACGAGGATTGA
- a CDS encoding Cof-type HAD-IIB family hydrolase, giving the protein MTEKIRLIATDMDGTFLDASGQFDHQRLDNLLKKFEAKNLIFTIASGRSLLTLEKLFKDFTDRIAIIAENGSLIQYKNQVLFEQLMTPSQYLDLTAKILENPYNQGVELLLSGKKAAYILAESPQSYIDFMKGYYENIQLVENFEQLDDAIFKITTQFPAEYVHKGAAWLNERLPHIQAVTTGFESIDIILRGANKGFGLSHLCQVLKLKSEHVLAFGDNLNDFEMMDFADVAIAPENARVEIKELADEVIPHHQEQSVITYMEGMIKE; this is encoded by the coding sequence ATGACAGAAAAAATACGCTTGATTGCAACAGATATGGATGGTACTTTTTTAGATGCTTCCGGTCAGTTTGATCATCAGCGCTTAGATAATTTGTTGAAAAAATTTGAGGCAAAAAATCTTATTTTCACTATTGCCAGTGGCCGTTCGCTATTGACTTTAGAAAAATTGTTCAAGGATTTTACAGATCGTATTGCAATTATAGCTGAAAATGGAAGTTTGATTCAATATAAAAATCAAGTGCTGTTTGAACAGTTAATGACTCCCTCTCAGTATCTGGATTTAACGGCTAAAATTTTGGAAAATCCATATAACCAAGGTGTTGAATTACTCTTATCCGGTAAAAAGGCCGCTTATATTTTGGCGGAGAGTCCTCAGAGTTATATTGATTTCATGAAAGGGTATTACGAAAATATTCAGTTAGTTGAGAATTTTGAACAGTTGGATGATGCTATTTTTAAAATCACAACTCAATTTCCAGCGGAATATGTTCATAAAGGAGCTGCTTGGTTAAATGAAAGACTCCCGCATATTCAAGCTGTAACAACAGGATTCGAGTCTATTGATATTATTTTACGGGGAGCCAATAAGGGATTTGGTCTTAGCCATCTCTGCCAAGTTTTAAAGTTAAAATCTGAACATGTTTTAGCTTTTGGTGATAATTTAAACGACTTTGAAATGATGGATTTTGCAGACGTTGCTATTGCACCTGAAAATGCGCGTGTGGAAATTAAAGAGCTTGCAGATGAAGTCATCCCTCATCATCAGGAACAATCAGTAATAACTTATATGGAAGGTATGATAAAGGAATGA